The Chitinimonas sp. BJYL2 genome has a segment encoding these proteins:
- a CDS encoding Mov34/MPN/PAD-1 family protein: MADQGLRFRLPGAMWSLAIPPKGLAVLERHAQLGRAVRESVGQLYARDLTTEVVVVDAVTQLPSQWSTFAGVGFDLRDAEAERELLFKQGLHCLGFWHTHPESIPHPSRTDLQMAADHANASKGMFTGLLFLIVGKAPFPEGLGVWLHDGNQALRAEQEKL, from the coding sequence ATGGCTGACCAGGGCCTTCGCTTCCGCTTACCAGGCGCCATGTGGAGCCTTGCGATACCCCCGAAAGGATTGGCGGTGCTTGAGAGGCATGCGCAACTCGGAAGGGCCGTACGAGAGTCCGTTGGCCAACTTTACGCTCGAGATCTCACGACTGAGGTTGTTGTAGTCGATGCCGTCACCCAGCTCCCATCGCAATGGTCTACATTCGCTGGCGTGGGTTTCGACCTGCGAGACGCAGAAGCCGAACGAGAACTGCTTTTCAAGCAGGGGCTTCACTGTCTTGGGTTTTGGCATACACACCCAGAATCAATACCACATCCATCTAGAACAGATCTTCAGATGGCTGCTGACCATGCCAATGCATCAAAGGGGATGTTTACTGGGCTCCTCTTTTTGATTGTGGGGAAAGCGCCATTCCCAGAGGGTCTCGGTGTTTGGCTTCATGACGGCAATCAAGCATTGCGAGCCGAACAGGAGAAGCT